From Leptospira brenneri:
GCGGAAACCGATAAATTTATATTTAGTTAAAAATAGAAAAGTTTTCATATCAATTACGTTGACAATTTAAGAATCTTTAAAATAATGGTCTTATACCGCGCGGTGGAGCAGCTGGTAGCTCGTTGGGCTCATAACCCAAAGGCCACAGGTTCGAATCCTGTCCGCGCAACCGTTATCATCCTTTCCCTAATTCCTTACTTCTCTCCGTCGCTCGTTTGATTGCATCTCTTACGGCGGTTGAGAATCCCCCTCTTTCTAAAGCATCGAGTCCATGGATCGTAGTTCCTCCAGGAGAAGTCACCCAGTTTCTCACTTCCATGGGGTGAAGGCTCGCATCGCCACTACGCAAACTGCGAAAATACACAAGAGTTCCTTCAATCGTTTCCATAGCCAAAGCTAAAGATTCCTCATAACTGAGACCCTCTTGGAGTCCCCCCTCTGTCATGGCTTGTAAAAAGGTAAGTACATAAGCAGGTCCTGAACCTGAAAGTCCAGTGACTGCATCCATCAAAGACTCTTTTACCACCCGAATGCTTTTGCCCATCCCAGCAAACAGACGTTCTACGTCAGATACAACATCATCTTCACTGAAATAAGCGAGAGCCCCTCTTTCCGAAACGAGAGGAAGGTTGGGCATCACCCGCACCACCTGAGAACCCTTTGGGGCTGCTTCCGAAAGTTTCGAAAAGGAAACCCCGGCCGCGATGGAAACAAAGGTCGCGGATTTTGAAAACTCTTTTAAGACCGGTTCCACAAGATTCGGTTTTACTGCGATGACAATCACTTCCGCTTCTTTCCGAACCCCTTCCAATGTTCCCACGAGAGTGACACCAGAAACGGGAGATTCCTTTAAGTTGGGATCAAACCCATACACCTTGGTTCCTTTTTTGACAAGGGCAGAACCAATGGCTGCTCCCATTTTTCCAAGGCCCACGATCCCAACTGCTTCAAATGGATTCTTTTCCATAATCCCTCTCTCCAAAAATCTTCGACCCAACCCTTAAATAGTCTGATCCTAATTCACAGGCAATTTCATAATCGCCACTCATTCCCATAGATAATTTTTTATCCGGAAACTGACTGTTTCTAAAATCTGCTAACTGGGAAAACACTTCCCTAGTTTCGCTGAGATCACCACTCGAAGGTCCCATTCCCATAAACCCTTCCCAGATACAAAATTCATTTTGATAACTGGTTAGGGAATCTTTCAGCGAAAGAAGATGACTTAGACTTAGTCCATGTTTGGTATCTTCTCCCGTAAGGTTTGTTTGTATAAAATAACGAATCAGTGTTTTTTCTTTTTCGGCACGTTTCAGAAGTTCCTTTAAGGAAGAGAGACTCCCCACACCATGTGTATGAGAGAAAATACCAAATAACTTACGTAAGGTTCCGGATTGTACAGGACCAATATGGTGTAATTTCACAGAAGTGACTGCTTCAGGAAACTCTTCTCTGAGTTGAGTGAATTTTGTTATGGCTTCCGGGATATAGTTTTCACCGAACTCGCGAATCCCTTGTAAATAAGCCTCTCGCACCACTTCATAGGGTTTGGTTTTGGAAACGGCGATGAGGACGGGGGATCTCTCTGGAAACAAATCTTTTAAAGATTTCTGAATCGAGAGATACGAAGAACCGTAATCGGACACGATTACTTAGCTAGTGCTTTTTCTAAAGACTCAATCCGACGTTCGATTTCCACAAAGCGTTTTTCGTTTCGATCGTTTTGAGTAGAAAGTTTTTGTTCCACAGTTCGCATCCGTACTTCCAAAGAAGAGGAACCTGTTTCCTCATATTGATTCTTTTTCGTTTTTTGCGAATAAGAAGATTCTTTAGATTTAGTTTTCTGTTTTTTAGAAGAAACAGAGTTTGATTTTTTACTACGGCTTACATAAGTTTTGGAAGGTTTCGAAACTTTTGAATCTTGTTTTTTTGTGACCTTTTCAAAATCTTCTACATCAACTTTGGGTTGTTTGGTGGAAGTAACAGATTCTTTTACTTCAGAGGCTGAATCCTCTTTTTTTGAGACCTTTTTATTTTTTTTGGTTTCTTCTTTAGGAGATAAAGATTCTTCCACTTGGTCTAATTTTTCTTGTAACCGAGTCGCTGGTTCTGTTTTTTCTTTGGACTTGGTGGAAGCTGCCACTGATACAGAACGTGGTCTTTCCGCATCCGGTTCCATATCCTCTAAACTTGGTAGTTCCGGAAGTTTGGATCCGTCTGAGATGGAATCTTGGGACTGGTTCCTCGAGAATTCTTCTTTAGGTGCCGGGATCCCCGTATTTTCTCTTTCGATCTCCCGGTCCACCATCTCCACTTCTTTGTTTTTTCCGATGGTTTGGAGTTTTTGGTAGATTTCGTTTCTATAGATAAATGCAAAAATGAACGATGAAAGAAGTAGGACCACTAGAATGGCAGTTGTGAGTATTTTCAAATTGTCGCGGCGGCCCATGACGTGCGGATTCCTTTCCTTTGATAGAAATAGAGTACACGTTTTTGGGTTTTCGCAAAGTGAGAAATCATGAAAATTACAAAAAAATTTACATTCTGTTTGGGTTTCCTACTCACAATTTCCAGTCTTTTGTCTCTTCCGAGACCACATGATCCAGATGAAGCGGGTCGAGTGCAGATCCTAAAATCAGCACTTGAGATCGATACAAGTTACCTTCTCTTTCTTGTGGAAGACTTTGAAGGAGAAAGGCCTTGGGATTTTTACCGTGTGGATTCGTTTTTAGCAGTCACACAATTTGCAGCGTCAGTTCCCAAATCAGAAGCCTTTTTCCAAGAGGCAAAAATCCTAAAAGAATCAGGTTATCCCAACCTCCAAAACCAAACGAGTTTCCTTTTGCAAAGTTATGTAGAAAATCCAAGGCTCGACCATTGGGAAATCAGACCCAAAGAACCAATTGGATTGCCTCTAGGAATGCCCATCCAGGGAATCCTTTGGGTGTATTCAGAAGGCCACCACATCAATTTAAGTATGGGGCTTTCTCAAAAAAAATCCAAAGATTTGTATTTTGATTTAGGCACTCTCAACTTTGTGGGCTGGAGAAGGATTGAATTTAAAATCAACCTTCCCAAGGAAAACACAAGACTCATCCAATCCATGTCCTTCCCTATTTCTTTTGCTTCTTTCCGTTTGAAAAGTCTGGCTTCACAAAAGAAAGGAGAGTTTCATTTATACTTTGACAATTTGAGTTTTGTCATTGATAAAAGAACTTTCATCTACCCTGGTTCGGAAGTGAACGACACTTGGGGTAACAAACGCTAAATGGTATATTTTTTTTACGACATCCTTGTTTCCTGTATTGATTTTATCTTAAAGTTTCTTTCGTTCTTTCTAAAACTGGTTCGAGAAGAATTACAAAAAAGAAAACGGATTCTAAACCAAATATTTTCAAAATCTGCTGAGGGTAAATTTGTGATCTGGCTACATGCGGCCAGTGTCGGAGAGCTTGACCAAGCCAAAGCCCTGACGGAAACCATTCGTAAAAAAAACAAAAATGTTTTTATCATCCAATCTGTTTTTTCCTCTTCCGTAAAAGAAACTTCCTTTACTGATCCACTCGCCGATGTTTATTTTTATCTCCCTTTAGATCGTGCCCATGCCTATGACAAAATTTTTTCTCATTTTCAACCGAAGGTTTTATTCATTATGGCTTGGGATACTTGGCCAAATCTTTTAAGAAAAACATCACAAATGGGAACAAAGTCGTATCTTGCCTGTGCCAGTTTGTCTTCCCAGTCTTCGCGAAAAAACCCATTTGTACGTTCTTTGACAAAAGCTTCCTTCCAATACCTAACAGGAATTTATCCCAGTCATAAACTTATGGCCAAAGAATTTGAAGGTTTGGTTTCCACAAATACCGACTTTTCTGTATTAGGTGACACAAGATTCGAATCCGTTTTAGGAAAATTGGAATCCAAATCCCCAAACCCCAATTTTACGAAATTTGTCTCTGAACAAAAAGATTTTCTTTCTAAAAATAAACCGGTGATTCTTGGTTCCACTTATGGAATCTGTGAAGAACGATTTTCTGCTTATTTGAAAGGACATTCTGATGAGGCGTATTATTGGATTTTTCCTCATAAATGGGAAGAAAATCGGCTCTTAGAATGGATTCCAAAATTAGAAAGATATGGTAGCGTCGCCGTTTTTTCCAAACTGACTCCAGGCAAACCCCTACCGAAATTCATTCTTTTTGACCTGATGGGAATTTTAGCTTTTGCATACCAGTATGGAAGTTTTGCCTATGTTGGAGGCGCTTGGCTGCATCGAGTGCATAATACCATTGAACCCGCTGCCCTTGGTCTTGCTGTCATCACCGGTCCCAAAATCGCAAATGCACCAGAAGCAATCGTTATGCAAGAATTAGGTGGACTTTTCAAAACAGAAACAGAAGACCAATTTGTAGAAAAATTTGCCCTACTTGTAAAGGACAACTCTTTAAGAGAAAAGATGGGAAAAGGGAATCGAAACTTTGTTGTAGAAAATAGAGGTGCATCGGATAAGATTTATAACCGAGTTTTCTCCGATGCCCAAAATTAAAATTGCAGCAGTTACGCTAAATACCACTCCCCTCGATTTTTTGGGGAATTATGAATCCATCACAAAAGCAATCGAGAGTAGAGAAACAAAAGAGGCAGATTGTATTCTTTTTCCGGAACTTTGTATTTCGGGTTATGGATGCGAAGATGCTTTTTACAAACCAGATGTTTGGACTCGTTCGGAAGAAATGATTCGAGAACTCAAAACCTTTTCTAAAAACCAAATCATTATTGTTGGTCTTCCCGTCTTTGTTGGTTCTTTTTTATATAACTGTATGGCGGTGCTCTATGGTGGTAGAGTTGTCGCACTTGTTCCCAAATTAAACTTAGCAAACACTGGCGTACATTATGAACGGAGATGGTTTCATTCGGAATCAGAATTTTTAAATAGAACCATTCCGTTTGCTGGAGATGAAGTTCCCTTCGGGCATTTTATCTTTCAAAGAGGCCCTTGGAATTTTGCAGTGGAGATTTGCGAAGATAGTTGGTCGGTCCAAAAACCAGCCTCCTTTTACAGTTTACAAGGGATCGATGTTTTGTTCTCTCCAGGGGCTTCTCATTTTGCCATAGGTAAACAGACCATTCGAAAGCAAATTTTTGCCGAATCCAGTAGAAACCAGTGTAATTTACAAGTGTTCACCAATCTGGTTGGAAATGAATCCGGTCGGATTATCTTTGAAGGAGGGGCAATCTTTGCCTCTCTTGGAAACATAAAAAAAGAAGGACCAAGACTTTCCTTTTCCCCCTTCCAAGTAACCTCTTTTGATTTTGATCCCTTGGAAATTCGGGCTGCCAAAGCCAGGTCCTTTCGGGATTCAAAACCAAAATCGCAATCCACAGAAATTCCCAGAATCCAATTGGATTCTTTTAGAAATGAGACAAATTCTCATGGTTTTTCCATTCTCGACAAAAGAAGCGAGGCAACAAAAGAAGAAGACCTAAGTTCGATTGTTTTTAGTCCCTTTGAAGAATTCACTAAGGCCGTTTCTCTTGGTCTTTATGACTATTTACGAAAATCAAAAACAAAGGGATTTACTCTTTCTCTTTCGGGAGGAGCAGACAGCGCCACCTGTGCCCTCCTTGTGCATACCATGAAAGAAATTTCCAAATATGAAAATGGGGATTCTATATTTTCCTCACTTGGGATTGATGAAGACAACTTACTTGTAACCATCTACCAAAAAACAGAAAACAACTCGAGTCTCACAGAAGAGATTGCCAAACAATTAAGTGAAGAACTGGGTTGTGCGTTTCATTCCATCACCATTGACCAGGCTGTGGACACATCCATAAAACTCATAGAATCCGTTCTTGAAAAAAAACTAAACTGGAAAGAACATGATTTGCCCTTACAAAATATCCAAGCAAGAGTTCGTTCCCCTTTGGTTTGGTTACTTGCCAATTTAAATGGACATCTACTTTTATCCACAGGAAATAGAAGTGAAGCTGCTGTTGGTTATACAACGATGGATGGAGATTCATCGGGTTCACTTGCTCCACTAGCAGGAGTTAGTAAAGAATTCTTACTCGACTTTTTAGATGATATCCAAAAAGAAAACAATCGTTTCCTTTCTCCAAAAGAATCAATTCGCATTTTACGAAACACAAAACCAACAGCAGAACTAAAACCTTTATCAGAACACCAAGAAGATGAAAAGGATTTAATGCCCTACCCCATCTTACAGTCCATCGAAAGAAAACTGGTATTTTTGGCAAAAGGAGAATCCGATTGTCTAGAAGGTTTGAAACAAGAATTCCCTTGGGAAGGAACAGAAAAACTTTCCGAATACATAAGGAAATTTAAAAAACTTTTTATGACTTCGCAATGGAAACGAGAGAGGCTTCCTCCCTCCTTCCATCTGGATGAGTACGGCCTGGATCCAAAATCCAGTTACCGTTACCCCATCCTATCAAGCGAAACTTAAATTAGGGAGAAGAAATCCCCGCCTTTTGGTAGGCATTCGTCGCTTCCTTTTCCACCTGTTCGTTTTGAAATTGAATACTTTTCAAAATCTCTTGGAACTTTTTATCCATCTCTGGATCGTCTCCCCCTTGAGATTCAATGAGGTAGTTGATAATTTCCAAACGATCTTTTCCTTGTTTTCGAACATGATTGTAATACAAAGTAATGTCCGTTGCATTCGGAGTCCCACCAAACACAGAGTTTGTGGCTCTTGTTAACTTTTGGTTAAACTCAGACTGCTTTTGTTTGTCCTCGGGTGTGAGTCGCTTCGGAATCAAGTCGTTATCGGGAAACTGTTCCCTAAGTTCCTCAAAGGCCTGCATGGCTTCTGGGGGATAAGGTTTTCCTGTTTGTGGATTGATCGGAACTTCACCGGCTTCTGAACTAGCAAGGTTACTATCTTCCTCATAACGCATTCCACCTGCATTATAATAGTCAGAATCGAAGATCGAACCAGAATCTTCCCCGCGAACCCCCAAACGGTTGGTTCCTTTGGGATTGTTAGATCCTCCCCCAAATAAGGCAAGGGCCTGTGAACTTCTTTCTTTTTTACGGCGAGCCTCTTCTTCATCCTCTCCACCCATTACGAGTAGGATGAGAAAAAAGAGCCCAATCAGAGAAATGGAGACAAAGAGTAATTTTTTTTGGATTCCCATAGATTGAATTCCTGAAAACTTGGAAGGGAAACTAGAAACAGAATGCGTTTTCCTTCTTTACATCCACTTTACTTTTTCTGCATATCTTTTCTCTCTTTTTTTGGGTGTGGAATTAATACCGATACACCCGTAGCCCCTTTTGTTTTCCTGGTTCCGCCCAGTGTCCCACAAATCCTTTCCGTCGTAGCCGTAAATAGTAATATTACCAATGACTTCCAAACAGATGTATTCAATTATAATCTGGATCCAAGGCCAGAATACATCCTGCGCTATTATGTGACCAACAGAGAACCTCAATTTTTGGGTTATAACCTCTATGTAACCACTGCCTTCCCTGGAATCATCCAAACCGTCCAGGGAGAATGGTTGGAGGACGGGGTTCAACCGAGCTTTCCCCACCTTCCCTATGAGGCTTCCACAGAATCATCAAAAATCGTAACCAAACGAATCCGCTTTGCCGTTCCACCGCCAGGAGCTGAATTCTTTCAAAAATGCCAAATCTATAACTTTACTTTGAGGTCGATGCTCACGGGGGGACTCATTTCCAACCCATCCACCACTTCCAGTACTTGCGCCATTCCGAATAAGGTAAATGACATCCAAACTCTCTGTGCAGTGGGCACTGGTTGCAACACTGCTTTTTGTGCCAATGCGGCTTGTGGAACCCCGAGTTCTTGTGCACTAGGAACTGCTTGTAACCCTTGTACCAAAGGGAATAATGATCTTGGCTGCGCTTGCCCAGCGGGACAATCTCCCCCAGGATGCCAATACGTTGGCCCGTAAACAGGAACCAGGCTCTCTTTATGTTGTGGCGACCCCGATCGGAAATCTGGGGGACATTACCCTTCGTGCTCTAGAGATTTTTAAAACGGTGGATCTTGTCCTTTGTGAATCTGCCAAAGAAACCAGATCCCTTTTTTCCAAGTTGGAAATCTCGACCCCTGTCCTTGCCCTTTACAAAGATAGTTCGGAATCTCCGTATGCGAATGTCCTAGAGCAACTAATGAGCGGGAAATCGATGGCCTTGGTTTCTGATGCTGGAACCCCAGGAGTTTCGGATCCAGGAAGCCAGATGGTGCGAACCGCAAGAGAAAAGGGAATTTCCATTGTTCCCGTGCCAGGTGCCTCTGCCCTTACCGCTTTACTTTCTGTTTCCGGTTTTCAGGTCAAT
This genomic window contains:
- a CDS encoding 3-deoxy-D-manno-octulosonic acid transferase; translation: MVYFFYDILVSCIDFILKFLSFFLKLVREELQKRKRILNQIFSKSAEGKFVIWLHAASVGELDQAKALTETIRKKNKNVFIIQSVFSSSVKETSFTDPLADVYFYLPLDRAHAYDKIFSHFQPKVLFIMAWDTWPNLLRKTSQMGTKSYLACASLSSQSSRKNPFVRSLTKASFQYLTGIYPSHKLMAKEFEGLVSTNTDFSVLGDTRFESVLGKLESKSPNPNFTKFVSEQKDFLSKNKPVILGSTYGICEERFSAYLKGHSDEAYYWIFPHKWEENRLLEWIPKLERYGSVAVFSKLTPGKPLPKFILFDLMGILAFAYQYGSFAYVGGAWLHRVHNTIEPAALGLAVITGPKIANAPEAIVMQELGGLFKTETEDQFVEKFALLVKDNSLREKMGKGNRNFVVENRGASDKIYNRVFSDAQN
- a CDS encoding LIC_20245 family lipoprotein yields the protein MGIQKKLLFVSISLIGLFFLILLVMGGEDEEEARRKKERSSQALALFGGGSNNPKGTNRLGVRGEDSGSIFDSDYYNAGGMRYEEDSNLASSEAGEVPINPQTGKPYPPEAMQAFEELREQFPDNDLIPKRLTPEDKQKQSEFNQKLTRATNSVFGGTPNATDITLYYNHVRKQGKDRLEIINYLIESQGGDDPEMDKKFQEILKSIQFQNEQVEKEATNAYQKAGISSP
- the rsmI gene encoding 16S rRNA (cytidine(1402)-2'-O)-methyltransferase, with the protein product MARKQEPGSLYVVATPIGNLGDITLRALEIFKTVDLVLCESAKETRSLFSKLEISTPVLALYKDSSESPYANVLEQLMSGKSMALVSDAGTPGVSDPGSQMVRTAREKGISIVPVPGASALTALLSVSGFQVNPTYFLGFLSEKPSKKRRELERASEIDGLVVFYESVHKLPRLYPMLEELYPDTEVLVGRELTKTFEEVLYYANPRELAKNPPNAKGEFVFLLNHRKKTLKGNSDSSDM
- a CDS encoding YggS family pyridoxal phosphate-dependent enzyme, with the protein product MSDYGSSYLSIQKSLKDLFPERSPVLIAVSKTKPYEVVREAYLQGIREFGENYIPEAITKFTQLREEFPEAVTSVKLHHIGPVQSGTLRKLFGIFSHTHGVGSLSSLKELLKRAEKEKTLIRYFIQTNLTGEDTKHGLSLSHLLSLKDSLTSYQNEFCIWEGFMGMGPSSGDLSETREVFSQLADFRNSQFPDKKLSMGMSGDYEIACELGSDYLRVGSKIFGERDYGKESI
- a CDS encoding LIC11073 family putative lipoprotein, with amino-acid sequence MRFPSLHPLYFFCISFLSFFGCGINTDTPVAPFVFLVPPSVPQILSVVAVNSNITNDFQTDVFNYNLDPRPEYILRYYVTNREPQFLGYNLYVTTAFPGIIQTVQGEWLEDGVQPSFPHLPYEASTESSKIVTKRIRFAVPPPGAEFFQKCQIYNFTLRSMLTGGLISNPSTTSSTCAIPNKVNDIQTLCAVGTGCNTAFCANAACGTPSSCALGTACNPCTKGNNDLGCACPAGQSPPGCQYVGP
- a CDS encoding flagellar filament outer layer protein FlaA, whose translation is MKITKKFTFCLGFLLTISSLLSLPRPHDPDEAGRVQILKSALEIDTSYLLFLVEDFEGERPWDFYRVDSFLAVTQFAASVPKSEAFFQEAKILKESGYPNLQNQTSFLLQSYVENPRLDHWEIRPKEPIGLPLGMPIQGILWVYSEGHHINLSMGLSQKKSKDLYFDLGTLNFVGWRRIEFKINLPKENTRLIQSMSFPISFASFRLKSLASQKKGEFHLYFDNLSFVIDKRTFIYPGSEVNDTWGNKR
- the nadE gene encoding NAD(+) synthase, which encodes MPKIKIAAVTLNTTPLDFLGNYESITKAIESRETKEADCILFPELCISGYGCEDAFYKPDVWTRSEEMIRELKTFSKNQIIIVGLPVFVGSFLYNCMAVLYGGRVVALVPKLNLANTGVHYERRWFHSESEFLNRTIPFAGDEVPFGHFIFQRGPWNFAVEICEDSWSVQKPASFYSLQGIDVLFSPGASHFAIGKQTIRKQIFAESSRNQCNLQVFTNLVGNESGRIIFEGGAIFASLGNIKKEGPRLSFSPFQVTSFDFDPLEIRAAKARSFRDSKPKSQSTEIPRIQLDSFRNETNSHGFSILDKRSEATKEEDLSSIVFSPFEEFTKAVSLGLYDYLRKSKTKGFTLSLSGGADSATCALLVHTMKEISKYENGDSIFSSLGIDEDNLLVTIYQKTENNSSLTEEIAKQLSEELGCAFHSITIDQAVDTSIKLIESVLEKKLNWKEHDLPLQNIQARVRSPLVWLLANLNGHLLLSTGNRSEAAVGYTTMDGDSSGSLAPLAGVSKEFLLDFLDDIQKENNRFLSPKESIRILRNTKPTAELKPLSEHQEDEKDLMPYPILQSIERKLVFLAKGESDCLEGLKQEFPWEGTEKLSEYIRKFKKLFMTSQWKRERLPPSFHLDEYGLDPKSSYRYPILSSET
- the proC gene encoding pyrroline-5-carboxylate reductase → MEKNPFEAVGIVGLGKMGAAIGSALVKKGTKVYGFDPNLKESPVSGVTLVGTLEGVRKEAEVIVIAVKPNLVEPVLKEFSKSATFVSIAAGVSFSKLSEAAPKGSQVVRVMPNLPLVSERGALAYFSEDDVVSDVERLFAGMGKSIRVVKESLMDAVTGLSGSGPAYVLTFLQAMTEGGLQEGLSYEESLALAMETIEGTLVYFRSLRSGDASLHPMEVRNWVTSPGGTTIHGLDALERGGFSTAVRDAIKRATERSKELGKG